The sequence agGAGcattgaaagtatttagaaaactgggcagactagatgggccgaatggttcttatctgccgtcacattctatgtttctatgtttctccctGAGTTGAGCACTGCTACCTCCCTATAAAATCAATATTgcttggttgttgttttttttgtttgtttaaaaaaaaagaaatatatacatttccCACCCCTTCACTCCTAGTCTCCCTCCTCACTCAGATTGCAGGCTGTGATTGGACCATGTGAGACCCTGACCGACATCAGGAAGGGGTGTGAACACAGTGTTGAAGGTACATTCGGCGCTGGATAcagctaaatacattttttacatttttgtggcaGGTGTGCAGCACAATGGGGTGGGGAGGAtctaattaatattaattattgtGCAGTTTACATAGAAAAGGTTCCACCCCCCAAAAAGGGTTGGAgtaccctttaagaactacattACCTGCATCTTCCGGTGGCTGCTGAATGGAACGGTCGCACGCCTGATGTGCTCCGAGACCAGAGGCCTAACGAAAAAGATTCTAGCGATCCTAATACCCCAAAATCGACCCCACCAGTCCCCCTCGGCATGGGTCGGAAAATTAAAAAGCAAAGACCGGACAAGCCGAAACCGGGCATGAGCATCGGCGACATGTGGCGGCAGGCACACGGCTCTACATTGCCTAAGATGGCCGACTACATGGGGGAGAGCTCTGAATTTTCGGATGACCAAAGCCTAGAGCCCGGGGACCTCCACCTACCTGCTCCGCGAGAGCTGAACAAGATCCCGACACCTGCTACACAAAAGCCTGACACAACCCCTGTCACCAAGGCAGAcatgcaggagctgctggcggGCCTGCGGAAAGACATCCATACAGACATGGCGACCTTCCGCAAAGATCTCCAGGGCCTCTCTGGCCGCATGGGGACCATAGAAAGGGAATCCCATGACACGCAGGCACAACTCGCCCAATTAAAAAGAGAAGTACACTCGCTTCACGAGCAGCATATCGCCGCACAACAGCGGTTTGCATCGCTGGAGGACTCCAGGCGAGACAAAAACCTCAAAATCAGAGGAGTAGCAGAAAAGATCCCTGATGCAGAGCTACCACACCTCGTAAGGAGGCTACTAACAGCGATACTACCAGCTAAACATGCCAAAACGGTGACACCCGTCGACATGTTCAGAATCCCGAAACAATCCAGGGCACCAACATCGGCACCGCGAGACCTGATTGTCCGCTTTCAATCGGAACAGGACAGGAtggcagtcctgggagctctaaagGGAAAGACCCCCTACAACTTTGAGGAATCACTACTCACCTTTTTCAGGGATTTATCAGGTAGCACCCTGGCATGGCGCAGATCCCTACAGCCTCTCACACAACTATTGCGTGAAAGAAATATACCGTATAGATGGAGGGGTTCCCGCACACTGGCAGTCCTCCAAGGGGCCACAGCTCACCCAGTACAAGACCTCGAAGGGGCAACAGCCATTCTAGAGACTCTGGGTCTCCCTCAGGACGCCCTGACCGGCAGAGGGACAGGGTCGACTACCGCAACGCACGTCTGGGATCCAGCTGGCTCGGTTCCGTTTATACCGCGGAGCTCCTCGACAGAAGCCTACAAAGCCGCTACTACCTGAACTCCACCCGCTGGACTCTAGAGACAGCCACGCACCAAGCCTGCCACCCTGCTGGCACTAGATAGACACTGTCTTGTTTTCAGCTTGGACACTACCTTTTTCAAAGCCGCTATATGCTATCCAGAGTGTCCCCATGTTACGTTAGCCCTTTCTTTAATAATGTGCAGACTGTGCTCCCTTTTAGTTTCAATTTTCAAGTGGGTGTGCCTGCATTGAGTTTACTTTATTTTATCCCTTAACGTTAAAACGACCACCTAGCAACCTTGGGGGGATGCCGCTCCACTTGGGGGCAAAGGTCGAGGATGGACTCTCGGGCCAAAAATAACTCcccatttttgttattatttttattttcatttatagtgGCGACTACCCTTCCCGAACGATGTCAATCTGACGGGAATCCTAGCGCCCACATACGCAACTACCTACGTCACCGCCGGCGCTTGAGCGCCCTAAGAGACACTTCCACGCTCCTGCAGCAATTTCATATTGTAATATGTTCTTATGTTGACATTATAAGTTTTTCTGTTCCATTCTGTTCCATTCACCAGCATACCTCCAGCTGAGAACACACCTCACATCACACTGAGGCATCTCCGCGATAATTCTCACTGGCAGCATTAAGCCGCCTCACCCACACACTCTTCCCCAGAACACATCACTAGGCGCAAACACCTCGCCTACAACCCAGCACGTTAACTGTGCTGTAGCCTAGTATACGCCACAGGCGAGCCTCATGACATACACCAGAATCACACCCTATACGATAACGATACATAGCTTAAAACACGACGACATATGGTTAGTCCGAGTTGTATGTTCTCACTTCACCACAACGTTGGTTTTACTGAGTTTCTATCTCTGCCTAACACTTAACAAGTTGCTTACCCAGTGGGTTCTCATCGAAATTAAAATAACGAGCACAGTGAAACGAAAATGCAACACAAGCCCCAGCAAAACATACAGCTTAAACCTGTAGACACAAACTGAAGGGTTTATCTTTATCTTGCTAATACCTAGTCGTTCTTAATGAGAAATGTGCAGTTTCCTCAGGATATATAGAGTTGTAACTTTACGTCTATGCGGGTTTCATAAACTGTAGCAGCATGTTAATATTACACCAATAGCTATGAGAGTATTACCTTTTCTAATAGGTAAATAGTTTGTTCTTGCTAAATGTTATGTGATACGTTAGCACTAGACGTTTCTGATtccattatgtatttatatattcaaaGTAATGCAATACTTAAAAAATGCACCCAACCCATAATTCAATATGTGCCACTTATTGTGGACTTCATCTTGTAACAACCTATAACAAATATCATAGCAACTAGAAAAGTGTACCTAGCCTGAAGCAACCGTACTAAACCTATTCTTAAGCGTTTGACAAATCAtctactaacaaaaaaaaaaaatgtgcagatttcacaATGCTACTTCACTGTATCACCCTGTAACGAAGATTGCctgtttatgctgttgtggcatacctgagcagcctgtattttacgtatgcactacaaaaataaagaattaaaaaaaaaaaaaaacgcatgttATGCTATTTGCCCTCTTCTCTACTCGCCTAGAATGAGCACAGCAGCACTAGCATTTACCGAGCAAATACATACCTAAGCCTGGCTATATTAATGCTGATTCTCGCTAATTAATTAATATGCATACCCTGTATCTCTCAACTCATATCACGTGTCTAGATAACACTCTACCTGAGCATTGCCACTTGCGAAACAGACATGTAGGTGTAGTTTCCTTCCGGTTTTACTCCACATATAGAGTGTGCATGTATAGCCTGAATTTATTCCTGATATCTTGTcctcaaaaaaaaagaaaagtgccaATGTTTCTGATACCATGCCAATGTTTTATTATCTCTGTTTTCGAATAGCTTGCAACTACTGTTGTGGTAACGCAAGCTCGTCTGTTATaacgtgcactacaaaaataaagaattaaaaaaaaaaaaaagaactacatTACCCAGGATGCAAAGGTGTGGTATCATTGTACTGGTGTGCCCTACTATACACGAATATACCTCCTACACATGTTTAATAAAGAAATTAGCAGCTTAAAAGTTACctcatataatttattatatacattatactatTCACTATGAAAACACAGCAAAAATACATTCCAGAAAGGAGTTTATTAGACAAAGATATACGGGTTTGAGAAATTATGATTTTCACCTGCAGTTGAACTgagtaaatattgtaaaataattcAACTGCTAAATATAATGAATTGGGCCACAACGGCTTCAGCCTTTAAGGAATATTCTATATAAAAAGTACTTGTTTGTGTCAATTTGTTTCATGTAGCTTGATTTTCAATCACAGAATTCTCACAGAGAAACATGAGGATATATGGAGCATTGGCAGCTACTGGTCATGCCACCAGTCTAATGCTTTCCATAAAGAAGCATTGCTCCTCACAGACATGCAGCAAATCAACCATTTAGACTGCACTCATGTAGCCAATTTACTGGCGTAATTTGGTATGAGAGTCAGGAAGTGTAATCCCTGGTTCTGATTGACAGGGCTAAAAGGAGGAGCTACAAGCTCAAATTTAAAGCCTGTAGTGAGAAAAAGGAGTAACTTTAAAAGCTCAGACTTTAGGGACAGTAATATGAACACTTCAGGTGCCTAGAGTATCAATTTAAGCCAGTGATATCACCAAAGGACAAGGAGTTAACTAGACccattaatagattttttttattcacacatATCAAACTGTGTTTATTAGACAATTATTTACGTTCTCCTCTTGCAGATTAGCTATCTCTAAACAATATAGTTACTTGTGGGTCTAATGAAAAAGCTACATTTTCTAAAGACATTACTACCTCAATAATATTTTGTTACCTTCAAAAGAGGAGTCTTGAAAACCATTTCTCATAGATGAGGGAGGTGGAGGCAAGGCTCCTAAGCCTGGTCTTTCTGGAGGAGGTGGTGGACGAGGTCCACTTCTTGGACTCTCTAGACCTCCCCTTGAAGGAGGTGGTGGCCCTGGAGAACCTCTTGAACTCATACCATTTCTACTTCCAGGAGGGGGTGGTGGAAGTGGCCCTGGAAATTAGGAAACATATTTTTTACTGAATGCACATATGGAAACCCAAATGACCATTATCAATACAACACATCTAAATGActaatgaattaaataaaacacaaaatatctaACAAAATGAGAAGTGAGATCACCTTGTGTAGTATAATGCTAAATATATCGGACACCCTGCTTTGGTATGTATTAAGACTGATAACATTTTTGTGCATTAAATGGACATTGATCTGTTTTGTTGTCTCACACTTTTAAGAGGAAGTGGTGACTCTGAGAAACAAAAAGGACAACATAAAGCAGTAAGTATTTTGTAAACGTGCTGGCTTCTCgtaaatatatttacacatttGAGAAGCAATagaaatgcatacattttttgcTTTCTGTACACTCTCCCACATCGGGACTTTCTGTTCCTTTATAattgttttaaccctttccattTCTTATACTAAagaatccctttaagtttttAGCAATTTGAGTTGCAGTAGATGTTCTGTGTTATCCGACCGGACGGGCTAACCTTCGCTCACCACgtgtatcaatgagccttgggcaccagtGATCCTGTTTGATTAACTTGCTTCTGAAGTTTTCCTGAAACACTTTCCTATATACCCAACATGAACTTTGATTAGCAGGAGCCAATCAAATGCATCTAATAGATATGCACCAGATTTAAGAATGGTGGCGTTAGGTGAATCTGTACAGTGCGTTGACGATGCTCCTCACCGGGCACATACTTAGCACTTGTTGTCAGCATACTTTGCATGCCAACATCAGACGTATAATAGATTTAATTACTGAATCTATTTTAAATGGAAGCCCCTAGTGTGGCTGTCTAATTGACAATAACCAGCGATGTGGGtattggaaaacaaaaaagattcaattttttgtcttttttaagaAATGGCATTGTTTTCAATGATAGAGCTCAAAGTGTATCATCTATATATCCAAAATCACGTCAATCATTTAAGAGTGTGGATATTTCTATTGGCCATTTCAAATTTACTGCAGCTCTGAAATAAATACTTGACAAGCATGATGTAATTTTTCCTATTGTGTCAATATCATCACAAATTGAAAGCCTCTCCTATAgtctttagaaaaaaatatttaatatgacaCCATAAATTCCACGTGGGTAAATTGGGTGCATAGTTCTTCTATAACGTTGGATTAAAAATTAGTTTTATGTACCTGATCGTCCAGGTGGATCTCGTACAGGAGGAGGAGGCCTCTCATTTGGAGGTGGGGGAGGTGGAGGACCAGACCTTGAAGGAGGTAAAGAAGGCGGAGGAGGTCCACCTAATGATACATTACGCCTAGGAAGGCTTGGCATATCATCCATTCCACTAGGAGTAGCAGGAAGTGGAGGAGGAGGTCCTGGTCTTCCTGGAGGCAGAGGTGGGCCTTGTGAAGATGACATTGGTCTTGGTGTTCCAGGAACCGGTGGCTTATTATTTTGAGGTGGTGGAGGCGGAGGGGCATCTCTGCTAAGAGAAGGTCTATTTCCCATTGGAGGAGGTGGAGGTCGGTCATCAACTGATGGACTAGGAGTCTGAGGAAGTGGTGGCTTGTTCATGGAAGGAAAAGACGGGGGCATTACTGACATCTGTCTGTTTCCTCCAAATCCTTGAACTCTGTTTGAAATTGGAGGAGATGGAACAGATGGGCCAGATACTGGACTCATCTGTCTGTTTCCTGTTGGAACTGGTGGTGGACCTCTGTTGTACAGACTTGAAGCAGTTGGTCTAGGAGCATTTGGGAGTGAAGGAGGTGCATTCTCTGATCTAGATCCAAAATCATTTCTTGGTGGAGGAGGCATCCGGTTTCTTGGAGTTTCTGGAGCACTACTCCTTAGACCCATTGGAAGTGGAGGTCCCCTTGAAGGTCCGCCTGTGGGAACAGGGGGTCTGGGAGTTGATGTTCTTCCACCTGGGGGTAGCAGTGGAGGCCTGCTTCCCAAGGACTCTGAAATAAGATATATCAATTAATACTGATTCACAAATATGGTGCTCTAGATTCAGCATTTTTATGCATCAGACCACAGACAATAAATTTATGTATCTTTAACTACTtggaattaaataaatgtaatgctataaataaataagaagggttattcaccaaagtgtgaaTGGTTAAGAAATCGAAGTGAATTAAAATGGGTTTCCAATTTTAGGCTAATAGAGGCAATCTgataacatattttattttgagatttttccaattcagccagttcaatctgatttttttttaattcatgttgAATTCACATTTAATTCCCAAATTCACGTataagtgaataactctgtaagtgTAGCTCAATGtggaaaaatatctggaaaataaATGGAATTTTTTTTAGTAAGTATAGTCACCATTTTCTCTGCTTCCTGCAGATCGGAGTTTTGGCATTCCTCCTTGAAACAAGCCCCCTAAACCAGCAGGTCCACTAAATCCACCTCCTCCACCGCCCCCTCCTCCCATGCCTCCGCCGCCACCGCCACCGCCACCACCTCCTCCAGATGATTTTGGCTCTGAAGAAACAGAACAAGAAAAAATTACATCAACACTTTCATTAACATTTTCATTACTCAAGGACCACTTCAAGTTGGAGTTGACATCCTTTTTTGATACAGCTAATTAATTTAGAAttaattaaaaatgcaaataaatgaataaaaataatttcaataagATATGTGAACATGCTCTTGTTCTCATGCTATTTTCAATAGGGGTTCTGAATATGTCCTC is a genomic window of Pelobates fuscus isolate aPelFus1 chromosome 8, aPelFus1.pri, whole genome shotgun sequence containing:
- the WIPF1 gene encoding WAS/WASL-interacting protein family member 1 — protein: MPVPPPPPPPPPPTFAVANIEKPALSKNEQSGRNALLSDINKGRKLKKAVTNDRSGPVIDQPKSSGGGGGGGGGGGGMGGGGGGGGGFSGPAGLGGLFQGGMPKLRSAGSRENESLGSRPPLLPPGGRTSTPRPPVPTGGPSRGPPLPMGLRSSAPETPRNRMPPPPRNDFGSRSENAPPSLPNAPRPTASSLYNRGPPPVPTGNRQMSPVSGPSVPSPPISNRVQGFGGNRQMSVMPPSFPSMNKPPLPQTPSPSVDDRPPPPPMGNRPSLSRDAPPPPPPQNNKPPVPGTPRPMSSSQGPPLPPGRPGPPPPLPATPSGMDDMPSLPRRNVSLGGPPPPSLPPSRSGPPPPPPPNERPPPPVRDPPGRSGPLPPPPPGSRNGMSSRGSPGPPPPSRGGLESPRSGPRPPPPPERPGLGALPPPPSSMRNGFQDSSFEDEWERRFSFHPLSDLPPPEPFMPINKTYPSKIMRGESRSGSTRKERGAPPLPPIPR